The following coding sequences are from one Paramormyrops kingsleyae isolate MSU_618 chromosome 21, PKINGS_0.4, whole genome shotgun sequence window:
- the pigk gene encoding GPI-anchor transamidase, translating into MVASQYLFYCLIVLFNGLLLCLQPASSNDIEGKAGQFFSSGHTNNWAVLVCTSRFWFNYRHVANTLSVYRSVKRLGIPDSHIVLMLADDMACNHRNPKPATVFSHKNMELNVYGDDVEVDYRGYEVTVENFLRVLTGRLPPSTPRSKRLLSDDRSNVLIYLTGHGGNGFLKFQDSEEISNVELADAFEQMWQKRRYNEVLFIIDTCQGASMYERFYSPNLLALASSQVGEDSLSHQPDLAIGVHLMDRYTFYLLEFLEDIHPASQANMKDLFKVCPKSQCVSTPGHRTDLFQRDPGSVLITDFFGSVRKVEITMESVNLTSPIVPEEPEQLPPELPSEPQLYVDQLPVVEIIHQKPKQRDWHPPDGFILGLWTLIILIFFKTYGIKHLKHIF; encoded by the exons ATGGTGGCTAGTCAGTACTTGTTCTACTGTCTCATTGTACTGTTTAATGGTTTACTTTTGTGCCTTCAACCCGCCAGTAGTAACGACATAGAG gGAAAAGCAGGTCAGTTCTTCAGCAGCGGCCACACGAACAACTGGGCTGTTCTG GTTTGCACCTCCAGATTCTGGTTTAACTACAGGCATGTGGCCAACACCCTCTCAGTGTACAGAAGTGTCAAGAGACTGGGAATTCCAGACag CCACATAGTGCTCATGCTGGCTGACGACATGGCCTGCAACCATAGAAACCCCAAGCCAGCCACCGTCTTCAGCCACAAGAACATGGAGCTCAATGTGTACGGGGATGACGTGGAGGTGGATTACCGTGGCTACGAG GTTACAGTGGAGAATTTTCTCCGTGTTCTGACGGGCCGGCTGCCGCCCAGCACCCCGCGGTCCAAACGCTTGTTGTCTGATGACCGCAGTAATGTCCTCATTTACCTGACGG GTCACGGGGGAAATGGCTTCCTGAAGTTCCAGGACTCGGAGGAGATCAGCAACGTGGAGCTGGCGGATGCCTTTGAGCAGATGTGGCAGAAGAGAAG GTACAACGAGGTCCTCTTCATCATCGACACGTGCCAGGGGGCCTCCATGTATGAGAGGTTCTACTCGCCCAACCTCCTGGCTCTGGCCAGCAGCCAAGTGGGCGAGGACTCCCTTTCC CACCAACCGGACCTGGCTATCGGCGTGCACCTCATGGACCGGTACACCTTCTACCTGCTGGAGTTCCTGGAGGACATCCACCCTGCCAGCCAGGCCAACATGAAAGACCTG TTCAAGGTGTGTCCCAAGAGCCAGTGCGTATCCACACCCGGCCACCGCACAGACCTCTTCCAGAGGGACCCCGGCAGCGTGCTCATCACAGACTTCTTCGGGAGCGTCCGTAAGGTGGAGATCACCATGGAATCGGTCAACCTCACCTCTCCCATTGTCCCAGAGGAGCCCGA ACAGTTGCCGCCTGAGCTGCCGTCAGAGCCCCAGCTCTACGTTGACCAGCTTCCCGTCGTCGAGATCATTCACCAG AAACCCAAGCAGAGGGACTGGCACCCTCCCGATGGCTTCATCCTCGGCCTGTGGACCCTCATCATCCTCATCTTCTTTAAGACCTATGGCATCAAGCACCTCAAGCACATCTTCTGA